One genomic region from Rosa rugosa chromosome 1, drRosRugo1.1, whole genome shotgun sequence encodes:
- the LOC133725439 gene encoding F-box/kelch-repeat protein At3g06240-like isoform X2, which produces MTSTICKKEILMDILVRLPAKTLMRFLCACKAWNDLISSPDFVSTNLNTNITKRRNMHLLCLHHPDFKRVVDLEDPYVKQALQWSFFHYETFEQGLGLSHPSGSTEHYGMYGSSNGLVCISNPDEVLNSRSPIIIWNPSIKKFKTLPSTTNNKFRYMSLQFGFHPGVNDYKVVRMMRINKDAFAVEVYSLSTNSWKMIEEIPPWLKCNFKYLEGTFINGVAYRILEKGFMYSLMSFDSGSEEFEEFILPESVISSHNLHIYPFEEKPCLIFHWYISDEEGFDRGEFFVFQDKRWKLMHPFYYPSRCYHTIGVSIDNEVVMETRDYCNGVADLFLVNYETREVRETGIKLAITRIGYNEHFFVFTYAESLVLPN; this is translated from the exons ATGACGTCCACAATTTGTAAGAAAGAAATCTTGATGGACATCCTAGTAAGACTACCTGCAAAAACCCTAATGCGGTTTTTATGTGCATGCAAAGCATGGAATGATTTGATTAGCAGCCCAGATTTTGTCTCTACAAATCTTAACACAAATATCACAAAACGCAGAAATATGCATCTACTCTGCCTCCACCACCCGGATTTTAAACGGGTGGTCGATTTGGAGGATCCATATGTTAAACAAGCTCTTCAATGGTCTTTCTTTCACTATGAAACATTTGAGCAGGGCTTGGGGTTAAGCCATCCCTCAGGGAGCACAGAACATTATGGGATGTATGGTTCAAGCAATGGATTAGTTTGCATTTCGAATCCGGACGAAGTTTTGAATAGCAGGAGTCCTATAATCATATGGAACCCGTCCATTAAGAAATTTAAGACGCTTCCATCGACCACAAACAATAAATTTCGCTATATGTCCCTCCAATTTGGGTTCCATCCCGGGGTTAATGACTACAAGGTAGTAAGAATGATGCGGATCAACAAGGATGCCTTCGCAGTAGAAGTTTATTCTCTTAGCACCAACTCTTGGAAGATGATCGAAGAAATTCCTCCATGGTTAAAATGCAATTTTAAATATCTTGAAG GTACGTTCATAAATGGAGTAGCCTACCGAATTCTTGAGAAAGGTTTTATGTATAGCCTCATGTCCTTCGATTCGGGCAGTGAAGAATTCGAAGAATTCATTCTACCAGAGTCCGTCATCAGTTCACATAATTTACATATCTACCCTTTCGAGGAAAAGCCTTGCTTGATTTTTCACTGGTATATTTCTGATGAGGAGGGCTTTGATAGAGGTGAGTTCTTTGTTTTTCAAGACAAACGTTGGAAACTTATGCACCCTTTTTACTATCCTTCGCGTTGTTATCATACGATCGGGGTTAGTATAGATAATGAAGTGGTAATGGAGACAAGAGACTACTGTAATGGTGTAGCAGATTTGTTTTTGGTGAATTACGAAACCAGGGAAGTTCGTGAAACAGGAATTAAGTTGGCCATCACGAGAATTGGCTATAACGAACATTTCTTTGTATTTACTTACGCAGAAAGTTTGGTATTACCgaattaa
- the LOC133725439 gene encoding F-box/kelch-repeat protein At3g06240-like isoform X1: MISYRMTSTICKKEILMDILVRLPAKTLMRFLCACKAWNDLISSPDFVSTNLNTNITKRRNMHLLCLHHPDFKRVVDLEDPYVKQALQWSFFHYETFEQGLGLSHPSGSTEHYGMYGSSNGLVCISNPDEVLNSRSPIIIWNPSIKKFKTLPSTTNNKFRYMSLQFGFHPGVNDYKVVRMMRINKDAFAVEVYSLSTNSWKMIEEIPPWLKCNFKYLEGTFINGVAYRILEKGFMYSLMSFDSGSEEFEEFILPESVISSHNLHIYPFEEKPCLIFHWYISDEEGFDRGEFFVFQDKRWKLMHPFYYPSRCYHTIGVSIDNEVVMETRDYCNGVADLFLVNYETREVRETGIKLAITRIGYNEHFFVFTYAESLVLPN; encoded by the exons ATGATTTCCTACAGGATGACGTCCACAATTTGTAAGAAAGAAATCTTGATGGACATCCTAGTAAGACTACCTGCAAAAACCCTAATGCGGTTTTTATGTGCATGCAAAGCATGGAATGATTTGATTAGCAGCCCAGATTTTGTCTCTACAAATCTTAACACAAATATCACAAAACGCAGAAATATGCATCTACTCTGCCTCCACCACCCGGATTTTAAACGGGTGGTCGATTTGGAGGATCCATATGTTAAACAAGCTCTTCAATGGTCTTTCTTTCACTATGAAACATTTGAGCAGGGCTTGGGGTTAAGCCATCCCTCAGGGAGCACAGAACATTATGGGATGTATGGTTCAAGCAATGGATTAGTTTGCATTTCGAATCCGGACGAAGTTTTGAATAGCAGGAGTCCTATAATCATATGGAACCCGTCCATTAAGAAATTTAAGACGCTTCCATCGACCACAAACAATAAATTTCGCTATATGTCCCTCCAATTTGGGTTCCATCCCGGGGTTAATGACTACAAGGTAGTAAGAATGATGCGGATCAACAAGGATGCCTTCGCAGTAGAAGTTTATTCTCTTAGCACCAACTCTTGGAAGATGATCGAAGAAATTCCTCCATGGTTAAAATGCAATTTTAAATATCTTGAAG GTACGTTCATAAATGGAGTAGCCTACCGAATTCTTGAGAAAGGTTTTATGTATAGCCTCATGTCCTTCGATTCGGGCAGTGAAGAATTCGAAGAATTCATTCTACCAGAGTCCGTCATCAGTTCACATAATTTACATATCTACCCTTTCGAGGAAAAGCCTTGCTTGATTTTTCACTGGTATATTTCTGATGAGGAGGGCTTTGATAGAGGTGAGTTCTTTGTTTTTCAAGACAAACGTTGGAAACTTATGCACCCTTTTTACTATCCTTCGCGTTGTTATCATACGATCGGGGTTAGTATAGATAATGAAGTGGTAATGGAGACAAGAGACTACTGTAATGGTGTAGCAGATTTGTTTTTGGTGAATTACGAAACCAGGGAAGTTCGTGAAACAGGAATTAAGTTGGCCATCACGAGAATTGGCTATAACGAACATTTCTTTGTATTTACTTACGCAGAAAGTTTGGTATTACCgaattaa